In a genomic window of Nyctibius grandis isolate bNycGra1 chromosome 4, bNycGra1.pri, whole genome shotgun sequence:
- the PLEKHD1 gene encoding pleckstrin homology domain-containing family D member 1 produces MFASKGSSVSPSPSMEQGDSDALDISTKVQLYGVLWKRPFGRQSAKWSRRFFIIKESFLLYYAESEKKSFESNKYFNIHPKGVIPLGGCIVEPKEEPNMPYAIKISHEDFHGNIVLAAESEFEQAQWLEMLQESGKVTWKNAQLGEAMIESLEAQGLQLAKEKQEYLDKLMEETEELCLQREQKEELERLNQILEAEKHRFEEVVQELRLEQEQIKRELELTARSLKGVEEEKKELRSLTQSLQKTLEELSLEKQQMLEMLEENESQLLPPTSPSKEQSPMWGLHCSLQQIEEKMQQLLEEKLLAEKRMKENEERSRALEEEREFYSSQSQALQNSLSELTTEKQQTERDLKAEVKVRMDLEKRLREAEEVLQSLEQGLNSLDCNKEKEEKMKADVSNLRKFFEECIRNAELEAKMPVIMKNSVYIHKAATRRIKSCRFHRRRASTSWNDLKQSQSFIFSHTEAENIEELKEAAKRLSRDQHFRETLYQIMRSQKDSASGDGK; encoded by the exons GTTCTTCATCATTAAGGAAAGTTTCCTGCTCTACTATGCTGAGAGTGAGAAGAAGAGCTTTGAAAGCAATAAATACTTCAATATCCACCCTAAG GGTGTCATACCCCTGGGAGGCTGCATTGTGGAGCCCAAAGAAGAGCCCAACATGCCTTATGCCATAAAGATCTCTCATGAAGACTTCCAT GGTAACATTGTTTTAGCAGCCGAATCAGAGTTTGAGCAGGCTCAGTGGCTGGAGATGCTACAGGAGTCTGGAAAAGT GACCTGGAAGAATGCCCAGCTGGGCGAAGCCATGATCGAGAGCCTGGAAGCCCAAGGACTGCAGCTGGCCAAGGAGAAACAAGAGTATTTAG atAAGCTaatggaagaaacagaagagctgTGTCTGCAGAGGGAGCAAAAAGAG GAACTCGAACGTCTGAACCAGATCCTGGAGGCAGAGAAGCACCGGTTTGAAGAGGTCGTACAGGAGCTGCGGCTGGAGCAGGAACAGATCAAACG GGAGCTAGAGCTCACAGCCCGCTCCCTTAAAGgagtggaggaagaaaagaaagagttgCGAAGCCTGACACAGTCCTTACAGAAAACCCTAGAG GAGCTCTccctggaaaagcagcaaatgctggagatgctggaagaaaatgagagcCAGCTCCTACCTCCAACCAGCCCCAGCAAGGAGCAAAGCCCCATGTGGGGACTGCACTGCAGCCTGCAACAGATTGAAGAGAAGATGCAGCAACTTCTGGAGGAGAAACTCCTGGCAGAAAAGAG GATGAAGGAGAATGAGGAGCGGTCCCGAGCACTGGAGGAGGAGCGGGAGTTTTACTCTTCCCAGTCGCAAGCGCTGCAGAACTCACTCTCTGAGCTGActacagagaagcagcagacgGAGAGAGACCTCAAG GCTGAGGTGAAGGTACGCATGGATCTGGAGAAGAGACTGAGAGAAGCTGAGGAAGTGTTGCAGAGCTTGGAGCAAGGCTTAAATTCCCTGGATTGCaacaaggagaaggaggagaagatgaAAGCAGATGTCAGTAATCTGAGAA AGTTCTTTGAAGAGTGCATCCGCAATGCTGAGCTGGAGGCCAAGATGCCCGTGATCATGAAGAACTCTGTGTACATCCACAAGGCTGCCACTCGTCGCATAAAGAGCTGCCGCTTCCACCGCCGGAGAGCCAGCACTTCGTGGAATGACT TGAAGCAGTCCCAGTCCTTCATCTTCTCACACACAGAAGCTGAAAACATCGAGGAGCTGAAAGAAGCAGCCAAAAGACTGAGCCGGGACCAGCACTTCAGGGAAACTCTCTATCAAATCATGAGGTCGCAAAAGGATTCTGCTTCAGGGGATGGAAAGTGA